Within Cercospora beticola chromosome 6, complete sequence, the genomic segment TGCAACAGGCAACATTACTACCACGTATGCCGACAACTCCACAACAGTGGCACCGATACTCGTTGATCCGTTCTGGGCGTGGCCATATCCTTATGGAGGTGATATCATCTTTCCTTACTATCTGACGAATGAGAGCATTGATTACAATCGTTCCATGATATTTCAAACCATAAGCTGGGTCGATAGTACAAAGGAAATCGCCAGTATCAAATTCCCAAATGTTACTGCCGGATCGAGTAGCTCTCCAGGAGGTGCAGCTGAAGAGACACGACTACACATATTCGCTATGTCTCTTGTCCCAGCTGAGGGCACGGGAATCAACGTGGACATACAGCATGCACGATCTACCAGCATGTGGATGGAAGGCACGAACAAGACTCAGATCTTTTCCGTAAAGGTCAACAACATTGGCGACGAATGGATCATGGCCGAGAATGGGGTGCAGGTAATaatagaaggatctagaataGAGACCGCTGTACCTGGCGTGATCAATCGCCTTCGGCCAGGTGATCAAGCAACTGTCAACATTGGTGTTGTTAATCAGGATGGCACTGCACCTGGTACACCCGGCCAAGCCACCGTGCGTGTTACTGGGACAGGAGTGAGTGCGAGCTCAACCTTCAACGCGACATTCGGCATCGGCCCATATGAGGCGACCTACGAAAGCATCTACTCGCACGAGAGTCCTTCGTGGTTTAACAACGGAAAGTATGGCATTTTCTTGCACTGGGGTGTATACTCCGTGCCAGGATGGGGCAACGTTGGTGACAAAGGTTCGTGACTCAGAGACATATTGGTGCAAGTATGTTCGCTAACAGTGTGCAGAGCAATACGCGGAATGGTATTGGTGGTACATGAATCAAGGCAAGAACCAGACTAAGGGCGAGTTTTGGGAGTATAATCTTGCCACATATGGTCCCGATCACAACTACGATGACTTCATCCCCCAATTCACAGCCGATGCCTATGACCCTAAGGAGTGGGTCGATCTGTTCGCTGATGCTGGAGCGCAATATTTCGTGCAAGTCAGCAAGCATCACGAAGGGTACGCGATTTTCGATATTCCGTCTAGCATCACCAATCGCACGAGCGTTGCTCTGCCTCCCCACAAGAATCTTCTTCAGATGCTCTTTGATGCTGCAGAACAGTATCAGCCCCATCTTCACAAAGCTACATACTTCTCCACCCCAGAGTGGTTCCATCCGGATTACAAGGAGTATGGCTTTGGCTCGTGGCCAGGCGGTAATGCAACAAATCCTTATACGAATGAGACATTGCCGTACACTGGCTACGTCCCGATCAGCGACTTCATCACAGACCTCATGGTGCCAGAAATGCAGATTCTCGCCGATATGGGCACCGAGATAATGTGGTGCGACATTGGAGGTCCAAATATGACAGCAGAATGGGCTGCTAAATACTTCAATGACAACGCCGCCAAAGGCCGCGAAGTCTCCATCAACGCCCGCTGCGGTCTCCCAGGCGACTTCGACACGCCCGAGTACGCCAAATATGATGCCGTTCAAATGCGCAAATGGGAAAGCAACCTAGGCATGGATCCTTACAGCTACGGCTACAACCGCGCCACACCCATCGAAGCCTACATGAAACCCGATGTGATCGTGACCTCtctcatcgacatcgtcagCAAGAATGGTAATTTCCTCCTCGATATTGGTCCCATGGCCAACGGCACGATTCTTCAAGTCGAGCAGGATAATCTTCGCGCAGCCGGGAGATGGATCAAGTCTCATGGCGAGGCGATTTTCAATACGACATATTGGTTCATTACACCGCAGGAAGGTGAAACGATTCGATTCACGCAGACTCCGGAGGCATTTTATATTTTGACGTTGTATCCGCCGAATGCGACGCTTGTGTTGGACAGTCCGGTGCCATATGTGGAAGGGGATGAGATTCGGGTTGTAGGCGGGAACATGAGTGGAAGCGTCGTGCCTTCGCGGCTGTTGGCCAACGGAAGTTTGGAGTTGAGTATTAGCGAGGAGGTGAGAAATGCCGATATGTATAGTTGGGTGTTCAAGATCGCGTTGGACGGAGAGAATGGCACTGCGAATGGAACATCAGGTGGTGGATCTTTGCCTGCGCAGCAGACTGGCGGAGTGGGCCATGTGAGTCCAAGATGGGCGAACATCCCGGGCGTGGTATTGCTTGCAGCCACATTTGGTGTGCTGTAAATAGATGTCGCGCAAAGGCCAGCTCTAGATACGTGTCTCCGTGATGCTCAACAGCTGCGAAATAGCACCTCCACGGCATTTCCAGTTCCGATCCCAAGATCGTGTTGTTACCGTCACTTCCGCGTTCTTGTGCTTCGAAATATCTCGAGGTGTCTTGAAGAAAGGTTCTCACAAGATGTCATTGCGCCACTCTCCTGGTCGATTGGTCGTCATTACATCGCTATCGTCGCACGCCTTGTTGGCGGCCAAAACACAGCTCGCCCAGAGAAAGGCGCAAAAGGCAGCAGATGAGGTCGCAAACACGCCCAAAAAAACTGACCAAACAATAGCAAAAATCACAAACTCCTTAACTTACAAACGCAAACAAGATTCGAACTCCGCAATCCCTCACTCATCACCTCCAAAACAATGGCAAAAAGAAAACAAAGTAAAGTGAAGAAAGGCAAAAACAAAACAAAAAAAGGACCAAGCTACTCTAGTGCGCAATTTTGCTCGAAAATCATGACCGATCGATATCTTATACCGATATATGCGTAGTACGAATTGAGATTGTGTCTTAGTACTTTTCAAATTGGTTCATGCAATGTGCGAATCCCCTATTGGTGTTTTGTACTCCCCAAAGTAGCTTGGTCGAGGCGCAGTACTTTTGGAGCTTTTATTAAGACTGCTGTTGTGTGGAGGGTGGCGGGGGGATTGCGATTGCGGCGGCTATTTGTGGCGGAATGAAGTGCATCGGAACGTTGGATGCGGCGGGGAAGGCTGCAtgagaagtgaagtgaagtgtggGCGGTGGTCCGTGCACGGTCGTTTGTGCCTTTTGATCTTGTGCGGAGCACTTTCTTTGGAGTTCGGTCGGGTTGAGGAGATTCTGGCTCTTGGTGAAAGTGAAGATCTTGCTCATTGAAGCTGTGTTCATCGTCCCGCCGCTCATGTCCATTCTAGGGAGGTGTAGTTCCAACGTGACCTGACGAATAACCTCTCCCAAGTCGCAATAATCAGCACACTATTCTTCGTACCTGCAGACCAACAAGTGAAGACGTTGTACGTCAGGTTATCTCGAGTGCCAGGAAGTCTCTGCATGAAAGTGAATTCGATATGAGAGACCTTTTCTGCTTCGCGAGCGCATGGAAACCGCTGCTGATGCTTACATACCGCATGTACCAATTCTCATGGTACCAGCCGCGGTCCAGTTCCACGTATCAAGGATCTCTTTGTCAGAGGGCCAACCTGTCCAAGGGTTCTCAAGCATGCCCATGTCCTTCACAATGACGAGCGCGAAATGTAATGGTGAATGTAAGGGTGCTTGCACTTGCTATGGGGTTGTCTTCTCGCCGCTACTGCCAAGTTGATCGGGAGTCTGTCGATGCGCTCCCAGTAGCTCGTGCTATACCATATATGGTCCGCAAAGTCTCCGATCAGCGGACTCACACGCAAACTCTTGGGGACGCGCGATAGAGACTGCCTCCAAAGATCGGTTGGCAATGCCCCGTCAAATTGACCCGCATACCATTGGCCCCATCCGACGAGACTTGTACGGGCTCCCACGTATCCAATGGTTAAATTATGCTGCCGCGTCATCTGCTCCCATGGCCCTTGTGCTAAGTCGTAAACTGGTGCGGCGATGGCAGGTAGGGTGAGCCAAACTGCCAAGCTCAGCACGTTGGGCGATGCCGTGCAGCGACTCAGTGTAGCTTAAGCTTCGGCAGCTTCTCCATGCCGCCTATGCTATCAGAGGACCTGCACAGCATCTCGCCTTGGAATACTGGTGGATGTTTGCGCATTGCACATCGTTGACTAGGGAACTTGCTGGcccgatgtcgatgtcgtggCCTCAGACCAGATGCCGTAGACAATCACGGTACACTCCTGACAGCATGGATCGACGAGCAGCACAGTCGCATGAGTCGAGATGGTGGCTCAGCATCACTGTGGCGATGAGGTCGACAAGTGAGGCAGCACACGTGAACAAAGCTAGCAAACGGGAAGTCCCGATTCGATCGTGCCTGACGTGGATCTCCTCGAAGACTGCAGCCGGAGATCGGAAAACAGGGTCCGGAGCATCTCGCATCTCGCCATTGCCTCATGGGTCCCTGGCACAACCCAAAAGTCGTAAGACGTTTATTTCTCTTCTAAATCGCCCACCACAACCCAAACACACGTTCACTATTGGTTGCGACTCAGGCGCATAGACATATACAAGAGTCGCCCAACATGAATCTACCCTCCTCCCTCATACCAGCACGACCTGCTCTCGCACACAGAGCCGAGGAAAACAGAACGATGCACCACGAAGCCGACGTGGTAATTGTGGGCGCTGGCATTTTTGGATGCGCAGTCGCATGGGCGCTTGGGAACCAGGGAAGAAGTGTCATACTGCTGGAAAGATCGCTGAAGGAGCCCGATCGCATTGTGGGAGAATTGCTGCAGCCAGGGGGCGTGCAGGCTTTACAGACGTTGGGACTGAGAGACTGTCTTGAAGGCATTGATGCGATCAAGGTGTTCGGCTACGATGTGATATACTATGGCGACGAAGTGCGGATATCGTATCCTATGAACGCGAGCGACACACCGGAAGTG encodes:
- a CDS encoding uncharacterized protein (CAZy:GH29), producing the protein MRCSRLVLGQLGLITLVLGQGGLVVNPKSADDNEAGAHARSITIDLSDLVNNRAFAASPGDADFDGVHSGYPAEYIPQANFTYAGTNYDFPQYRETGNDNVLAQGQVITPPAGKYFSIHMLAAAETAIATGNITTTYADNSTTVAPILVDPFWAWPYPYGGDIIFPYYLTNESIDYNRSMIFQTISWVDSTKEIASIKFPNVTAGSSSSPGGAAEETRLHIFAMSLVPAEGTGINVDIQHARSTSMWMEGTNKTQIFSVKVNNIGDEWIMAENGVQVIIEGSRIETAVPGVINRLRPGDQATVNIGVVNQDGTAPGTPGQATVRVTGTGVSASSTFNATFGIGPYEATYESIYSHESPSWFNNGKYGIFLHWGVYSVPGWGNVGDKEQYAEWYWWYMNQGKNQTKGEFWEYNLATYGPDHNYDDFIPQFTADAYDPKEWVDLFADAGAQYFVQVSKHHEGYAIFDIPSSITNRTSVALPPHKNLLQMLFDAAEQYQPHLHKATYFSTPEWFHPDYKEYGFGSWPGGNATNPYTNETLPYTGYVPISDFITDLMVPEMQILADMGTEIMWCDIGGPNMTAEWAAKYFNDNAAKGREVSINARCGLPGDFDTPEYAKYDAVQMRKWESNLGMDPYSYGYNRATPIEAYMKPDVIVTSLIDIVSKNGNFLLDIGPMANGTILQVEQDNLRAAGRWIKSHGEAIFNTTYWFITPQEGETIRFTQTPEAFYILTLYPPNATLVLDSPVPYVEGDEIRVVGGNMSGSVVPSRLLANGSLELSISEEVRNADMYSWVFKIALDGENGTANGTSGGGSLPAQQTGGVGHVSPRWANIPGVVLLAATFGVL